A single genomic interval of Helianthus annuus cultivar XRQ/B chromosome 13, HanXRQr2.0-SUNRISE, whole genome shotgun sequence harbors:
- the LOC110898196 gene encoding zinc finger protein 8: protein MLQSTFLILLLLLSLITIVPPPSNPTGHRSPMDKTDRETHDFMNVESFSQLPFIRPSSLKEKGGIRLFGKDFGASGGADSATLITEDFDTNDNAVTDREEFKESNETSRKFECHYCCRNFPTSQALGGHQNAHKRERQHAKRAHLQSTMVNGSFSEAQMYGLMNYHRFTTTPPPYYHHTNTNNNPINTNYHQRFFNHNSSYISHQTPINGSPLGLWRYPNAQNTSYNRADHHLISTPPVMMSSKEGLRASRIPTSSSYMFDSKPSVQDQVSLDLRL from the coding sequence ATGTTACAATCCACCTTCCTCattctcctcctcctcctctccCTCATCACCATTGTTCCTCCACCGTCTAACCCCACCGGCCACCGCTCTCCGATGGACAAAACCGACCGCGAAACACACGACTTCATGAACGTCGAATCCTTCTCTCAACTCCCCTTCATCCGCCCCTCATCCCTCAAAGAAAAAGGCGGCATCCGCCTTTTCGGCAAAGACTTCGGTGCATCAGGCGGCGCAGACTCCGCCACCTTGATCACCGAAGACTTTGACACGAACGACAACGCGGTCACAGACCGCGAAGAGTTCAAGGAAAGTAATGAAACAAGCCGGAAGTTTGAGTGTCACTACTGCTGCCGGAACTTCCCTACTTCACAAGCATTAGGTGGACATCAAAACGCACACAAAAGAGAAAGACAACATGCTAAACGAGCTCATCTCCAGTCAACCATGGTCAACGGCAGCTTTTCAGAAGCACAAATGTATGGTCTCATGAACTACCACCGTTTCACCACCACCCCACCACCCTACTACCACCACACAAACACAAACAACAACCCCATCAACACAAACTACCATCAAAGGTTTTTTAACCATAATTCCTCTTACATATCTCATCAAACCCCTATTAATGGTAGCCCATTAGGGTTATGGAGATACCCTAATGCCCAAAACACATCATATAACCGTGCTGATCATCATTTGATCAGCACGCCACCCGTTATGATGTCGTCGAAAGAGGGTTTACGCGCGTCAAGGATCCCGACAAGCTCGAGTTATATGTTTGATTCAAAGCCTAGTGTTCAAGATCAAGTTAGTCTCGACTTACGTCTGTGA